One window of the Daphnia pulex isolate KAP4 chromosome 8, ASM2113471v1 genome contains the following:
- the LOC124200768 gene encoding uncharacterized protein LOC124200768, with product MSTIIDSLFEDTNEFFLDWQQWQAEVIAALELVSIASFARAELDSGDFWSASPVRMRDWELFTEAAARLSLAALASPDVIRTHERFMQAISSIEASPALTSLLDRVEDISQLWLGLRITKRILLFDPESEIKLPELQVSDRLFGNLTELVITSVIRPRVSSGNQPEKIVRQADLYALLKSTSACISPEELAKILGECPTTHSIVLLEENAAGADINGHCSSCAHPLTTEEDDIEGIHLIAPSAETIESLFQDHQKFMFFFERVAELFIRQHKNNPRNIRDFLQRILSSDFRIRVSWRFLTVIVRTILSTRSGVRIIDELLLATRCNQLTNEINANARNLLLALVACGDQDVQNDPEEEETAQDVLQAAMTGNWTVGRIRQLALIRQQLSRNENGVENVIEEWARWRKSQPDQTVADSLLFFILRFSSKGGEETRLCNMFRNQRIVEQLNHHRIINDYIRTLSPLSLGFPLESAAVTANPFQERLMDGEIFGNGAFEHYRLLLDLQPDWAPFVARLAYHAFDIFEAKSITFLGVMTTNLVASAGFLLPGIDNHPYLHSFNLEPARWYLCSCGILNCIGNCGQPMATSICVNCRVALGHNHVVRAGVRHATPQDFLPPRGMHVTRTPSRTPTFAVRNCSPAVTRFAHLLNALALMVAALNPRTGPAQIAALVLTLPVEERQPVEDRRSLVQLLSNHVIVHLDLLCQLLVTARPQLNMTDKFRIGHLLLHKLFASKNPSFLANKADFAIGTQAREAFENGLAELLVQQVNLAGELDHIAGQSDEASKVFRQSLLHNETSHWAYARRIFADRQSVQLELARNGQLRRSFPFLDLLLDDENGMRKLNALQYLGEAMRFVALVRTVLLGEITLEEANRMTIAQGLEKITEIVLQKTILLDRGRPVASRDHVMLLFDGFKQLWDRFSQLENVEKKTFLDYFECQQVDVNIRPKSVLDPTAPLILILAGSELPETTFSCQLLSHAVEAASSIALTRFIQPLCRTGSGRVRLSCSSTAALADFDESLYAHVSTEEVDRFIRDHVIDHTTLPLAESFAMTAVLGSAGSTIAEDLSFETIPEFIFKEDVESGNFQAILERRSLPWQPSSIPPQLQELILVDLEKNRSLAEARSILISAITHLHSNTEPLIISKVRKYYISDVLDELLRAEVLTERHMSNATLGVLNRHLRLEVRHVFGLLKAIVSRMKGDDIFGGRIPEGWTTMMPEHLAQLSSQKLRADTQPGDGVLETLLQMVNIVSTSQPVPVDLSPDNSLLYAIRQIEGPEWDGIPAELKMEHLGHVLLIAESLDNK from the exons ATGAGTACTATTATCGACAGCCTGTTTGAAGATACCAACGAGTTTTTTCTCGACTGGCAGCAGTGGCAAGCTGAAGTGATTGCTGCTCTTGAACTGGTAAGCATCGCTTCCTTCGCTAGGGCGGAACTGGATAGCGGTGACTTTTGGAGCGCTTCCCCCGTCCGGATGCGTGACTGGGAACTTTTCACGGAAGCAGCTGCTCGCTTGTCACTGGCAGCGTTGGCTTCACCCGATGTCATTAGGACTCACGAAAGATTTATGCAGGCGATCTCATCCATTGAA GCGAGTCCAGCTCTTACAAGTTTACTGGATCGCGTGGAAGACATATCTCAACTCTGGCTGGGTTTGAGAATCACCAAACGGATCCTGCTCTTTGATCCCGAGTCGGAGATTAAACTGCCGGAATTGCAGGTTTCTGATAGACTGTTTGGCAACCTGACAGAGCTTGTCATTACCTCAGTCATCCGACCAAGAGTTTCTAGTGGAAATCAACCTGAAAAGATTGTTCGGCAGGCCGATTTGTACGCCTTACTCAAGAGCACGTCGGCTTGTATTTCTCCCGAGGAGCTTGCCAAAATCCTGGGAGAATGCCCAACCACTCATTCCATCGTGCTGCTTGAAGAGAATGCCGCCGGAGCAGATATCAATGGACATTGTTCCAGTTGCGCTCATCCCCTGActacagaagaagatgacatCGAGGGCATCCATTTAATAGCGCCAAGTGCCGAAACAATCGAATCACTCTTCCAGGATCATCAGAAATTCATGTTCTTCTTCGAACGTGTGGCCGAACTCTTTATTCGGCAGCACAAAAATAATCCGCGCAATATCCGAGACTTTTTGCAGCGCATTCTAAGCTCCGATTTCCGTATCCGCGTCTCTTGGCGATTTCTGACCGTCATCGTACGGACAATTTTGTCTACTCGATCCGGCGTTAGAATCATCGACGAGCTCCTGTTGGCGACCCGCTGCAATCAGCTGACCAACGAAATCAACGCCAATGCTCGCAATTTATTGCTTGCGTTAGTCGCTTGCGGCGACCAGGATGTTCAAAATGACccggaagaggaggaaacaGCCCAAGATGTGCTTCAAGCCGCCATGACGGGCAACTGGACGGTTGGACGGATTCGACAACTAGCCCTCATCCGACAGCAACTCTCCAGGAATGAAAATGGAGTAGAGAATGTCATCGAAGAATGGGCTCGTTGGCGGAAAAGTCAGCCAGATCAAACCGTCGCCGACTCTCTGCTCTTCTTCATCCTGCGCTTCTCTTCGAAAGGGGGAGAAGAGACTCGGCTGTGCAACATGTTTCGCAATCAGAGAATAGTTGAACAACTTAACCACCACAGAATTATCAACGACTACATCAGGACGTTATCACCGCTGTCACTGGGTTTCCCCCTGGAATCTGCAGCCGTTACAGCCAACCCTTTTCAAGAGCGCCTGATGGATGGTGAGATCTTCGGTAATGGAGCCTTCGAACATTATCGTTTGCTGCTGGACCTCCAACCCGACTGGGCTCCCTTCGTCGCTCGATTGGCTTATCACGCGTTTGACATCTTTGAAGCCAAAAGTATCACCTTCCTCGGAGTAATGACTACCAATCTGGTCGCTTCGGCCGGATTTCTTTTACCCGGAATCGACAATCATCCCTACCTGCACAGTTTTAATTTGGAACCAGCACGTTGGTATCTTTGCAGCTGCGGAATCTTAAATTGCATTGGCAACTGTGGACAGCCAATGGCCACATCTATTTGCGTGAATTGTCGTGTTGCACTGGGTCACAATCACGTTGTTCGTGCTGGAGTCCGTCACGCTACGCCACAAGACTTTCTTCCGCCCAGAGGCATGCACGTAACCCGAACGCCCTCTAGAACGCCAACTTTTGCTGTGAGAAACTGTTCTCCAGCCGTTACCCGATTTGCACATTTGCTCAATGCACTCGCCTTGATGGTTGCTGCCTTGAATCCACGGACTGGCCCAGCTCAAATAGCCGCGTTGGTGCTCACGTTGCCAGTTGAGGAACGCCAGCCGGTTGAGGATCGTCGTTCGCTCGTTCAACTCCTGTCGAATCACGTCATTGTCCATCTAGATCTCCTTTGTCAGTTGCTGGTGACCGCTAGACCACAGCTCAATATGACGGACAAGTTCCGAATCGGACATTTGTTGCTGCACAAATTATTTGCTTCGAAAAATCCCTCATTTCTTGCCAACAAGGCCGATTTCGCGATCGGAACGCAGGCCAGAGAAGCATTTGAAAATGGATTGGCCGAATTGTTGGTTCAGCAGGTCAATCTAGCTGGAGAACTCGACCACATCGCCGGACAATCTGACGAAGCATCGAAGGTATTCCGCCAATCTTTATTGCACAATGAAACGTCGCACTGGGCCTACGCTCGAAGGATCTTTGCTGATCGACAGTCGGTTCAACTAGAACTCGCCAGAAATGGACAATTGCGCCGGAGTTTCCCGTTCCTGGATTTATTGCTGGATGACGAAAACGGAATGCGGAAGCTGAACGCTTTGCAATACCTTGGCGAAGCTATGCGTTTCGTTGCCCTTGTTCGCACCGTTTTACTTGGAGAAATAACTCTAGAAGAAGCTAATCGTATGACCATCGCCCAGGGATTGGAAAAGATCACGGAAATCGTTTTGCAGAAAACGATCCTTCTGGATCGAGGACGTCCGGTTGCCTCCCGAGACCACGTGATGCTTCTCTTTGACGGCTTCAAGCAACTGTGGGATCGATTCAGTCAGTTGGAGAACGTGGAGAAGAAAACTTTCTTGGATTATTTCGAGTGCCAACAAGTCGATGTCAATATCCGGCCCAAATCCGTGCTGGATCCGACAGCTCCTCTTATCCTCATTTTGGCCGGCAGTGAACTGCCTGAGACTACTTTCAGTTGCCAATTATTGAGTCACGCTGTGGAAGCCGCATCGTCCATCGCTCTCACCAGATTCATCCAGCCTCTTTGCCGGACAGGCTCGGGTCGGGTCCGGCTCTCTTGCAGCAGTACAGCAGCTTTGGCCGACTTTGACGAGTCTTTGTACGCTCACGTTTCCACTGAAGAAGTCGATCGCTTTATCCGCGATCACGTCATCGATCACACCACTCTGCCACTAGCAGAATCTTTTGCCATGACTGCCGTTTTAGGATCGGCCGGCAGCACTATTGCAGAAGACCTTTCTTTTGAAACGATCCccgaatttattttcaaagaagacGTGGAATCGGGAAATTTTCAGGCGATCCTCGAGAGGCGTTCTCTACCTTGGCAGCCGTCTTCCATTCCTCCACAATTACAGGAACTCATCCTGGTGGATTTG GAGAAGAATCGAAGCTTAGCTGAGGCTAGATCGATCCTGATTTCGGCAATTACACATCTCCATTCTAATACTGAACCCCTTATTATTAGCAAG GTGCGAAAGTATTACATATCGGACGTACTGGACGAACTATTGAGGGCAGAAGTCCTAACCGAGCGTCACATGTCGAACGCCACGCTGGGCGTTCTCAATCGTCATTTGAGACTGGAAGTTCGTCACGTGTTTGGTTTGCTCAAAGCCATCGTGTCTAGAATGAAGGGTGACGATATTTTTGGCGGCCGAATCCCAGAGGGCTGGACAACGATGATGCCCGAACACTTGGCTCAGCTGTCGAGCCAAAAGTTGCGTGCTGATACCCAACCAGGTGATGGAGTTCTGGAGACTTTGTTGCAAATGGTCAACATTGTTTCTACCTCCCAGCCCGTTCCTGTTGATCTTTCGCCCGACAACTCTCTGCTGTACGCCATCCGACAAATCGAAGGCCCTGAATGGGACGGAATTCCCGCTGAGCTAAAGATGGAACATCTTGGTCATGTGCTGCTGATTGCAGAGTCCCTTGACAACAAAtag